A stretch of the Harpia harpyja isolate bHarHar1 chromosome 5, bHarHar1 primary haplotype, whole genome shotgun sequence genome encodes the following:
- the KCNS2 gene encoding potassium voltage-gated channel subfamily S member 2 — translation MTGQSLNALSEANFEDNEISINVGGFKKKMRSNTLLRFPETRLGKLLSCHSKESILELCDDYDDTKNEFYFDRNPELFPYVLHFYNTGKLHVMGELCVFSFSQEIEYWGINEFFIDSCCSYSYHGRKMEPDQEKWEEQSDQESTTSSFDEILAFYSDASKFDKQPFGNIRRQLWLALDNPGYSVLSRIFSVLSIVVVLGSIVTMCLNSLPDFQIVDSNGNPEEDPRFEIVEHFGIAWFTFELVARFAVAPDFLKFFKHALNLIDLMSILPFYITLIVNLVVESSPTLANLGRVAQVLRLMRIFRILKLARHSTGLRSLGATLKYSYREVGLLLLYLSVGISIFSVVAYTIEKEENEGLATIPACWWWATVSMTTVGYGDVVPGSTAGKLTASACILAGILVVVLPITLIFNKFSHFYRRQKQLESAMRSCDFGDGMKEVPSVNLRDYYAYKVKSLMASLTNMSRSTPSELSLNDSLH, via the coding sequence ATGACAGGGCAGAGTCTGAACGCTTTATCTGAAGCAAATTTTGAAGACAATGAGATCAGCATCAATGTTGGAGgctttaagaaaaagatgagatCCAACACATTATTAAGGTTCCCTGAGACGAGGCTGGGCAAACTGCTGAGCTGCCACTCAAAGGAGTCGATACTAGAGCTCTGCGACGACTATGATGACACcaagaatgaattttattttgacaGGAACCCTGAGCTCTTTCCTTACGTGCTACATTTTTATAACACCGGCAAGCTCCATGTGATGGGTGAACTCTGCGTGTTTTCTTTCAGCCAGGAGATTGAATACTGGGGAATCAATGAATTCTTTATAGACTCCTGCTGCAGTTACAGCTACCATGGGAGGAAAATGGAGCCAGATCAAGAGAAATGGGAGGAGCAAAGTGACCAGGAAAGTACCACATCTTCTTTTGATGAGATTTTGGCATTCTACAGTGATGCCTCTAAATTTGACAAACAACCCTTTGGAAACATCAGGAGGCAGCTCTGGCTCGCTTTGGATAATCCTGGGTACTCAGTCTTAAGCCGAATCTTCAGTGTCCTTTCAATAGTGGTGGTGCTGGGCTCCATCGTGACCATGTGCCTGAACAGCCTCCCAGACTTTCAGATTGTTGACAGCAACGGGAACCCCGAGGAAGACCCTCGCTTTGAAATCGTGGAACATTTTGGTATTGCATGGTTCACTTTTGAACTGGTGGCGAGATTTGCAGTAGctcctgactttttaaaatttttcaagcATGCCCTGAATTTGATTGACCTAATGTCTATCCTTCCATTTTATATTACCTTAATTGTCAACTTGGTAGTGGAAAGTAGTCCGACTTTAGCAAATTTAGGCAGGGTTGCACAAGTCCTGAGACTCATGAGGATCTTTCGCATCTTAAAGCTTGCTAGACACTCCACAGGTCTCAGGTCTCTCGGAGCCACCCTGAAGTATAGCTACAGAGAGGTGGGGCTTCTTTTACTTTACCTCTCTGTTGGCATCTCCATTTTCTCAGTAGTGGCTTACACCAttgagaaagaagagaatgaGGGGTTAGCCACCATCCCTGCTTGTTGGTGGTGGGCTACCGTTAGCATGACCACAGTTGGCTACGGGGATGTTGTGCCAGGGAGCACTGCTGGCAAGTTGACAGCATCTGCATGCATCCTAGCCGGTATCCTAGTGGTAGTGCTTCCCATTACACTGATATTCAATAAATTCTCCCACTTTTACAGGCGTCAGAAGCAGTTAGAGAGTGCCATGAGAAGCTGTGATTTTGGTGATGGCATGAAAGAAGTTCCGTCGGTCAACTTAAGGGACTACTACGCTTATAAAGTTAAATCCCTTATGGCCAGTCTTACCAATATGAGCAGGAGTACCCCCAGTGAGCTGAGCCTGAATGATTCACTGCATTAG